One window from the genome of Nicotiana sylvestris chromosome 9, ASM39365v2, whole genome shotgun sequence encodes:
- the LOC138878064 gene encoding uncharacterized protein, which translates to MTKKDSKARLMRWVLLLQEFDLEIVDRKGCEDQVADHLSRLEEEGRPRDGLEINDSFPDEKFLFMSVNGMPWFADVANFLVTGIVPCELSSNEIKKLKRDSLDYYWDEPYLFKICTDGVIRRYVPEEEQLSIPEPCHSSPYGGHHVGARTASKVLSCGFYWPTLYKDASELEKRYDECQRAGGILKKDEMPLNTILEVDIFDVWGIDFMGSFISSCGNTYILVAVDYVSKWLKLWLYPIMRPGVQWLNQEEVVKNRKENESPPGVGDEK; encoded by the exons ATGAccaagaaggattccaaagctaggctgatgcgatgggtcttattacttcaagagtttgatttagagattgtggaccggaaagggtGTGAagaccaagtggcagaccacttgtcccgcttggaggaggaggggagacctcgtgatggcctagagatcaatgattcatttcccgatgagaaattcctttttatgtcggtgaatggtatgccatggtttgcggacgttgctaattttctTGTGACCGGTATtgtcccgtgtgagctctcttccaaCGAAAtaaagaagcttaaacgggatagtttggactactattgggatgagccatacttgttcaagatctgcactgatggtgtgattcgaagatatgtcccggaggaggagcaattgagtattccGGAgccttgtcattcctctccctatggtggtcatcatgttGGGGCGAGGACAGCCTCaaaggttcttagttgtgggttttactggccaactttgtacaaggatgcaagtgaacttgaAAAGAGAtacgacgaatgtcaaagagcgggtggaattttgaagaaggatgagatgcctctcaacactattctcgaagttgatatttttgatgtgtggggcattgatttcatgggctcGTTTATTAGTTCTTGTGGCAACACATACATTCTCgtggcagttgactatgtttcaaagtggttgaagctgtggctttacccaataatgaggcctggagt acaatggttaaatcaaGAAGAGGTGGTGAAAAACAGAAAGGAAAATGAGAGTCCTCCTGGGGTAGGGGACGAGAAATGA
- the LOC138878065 gene encoding uncharacterized protein, with protein MIKLTPQVRKAIGETRKQIKAADRATSHSGGSEYVPSREASESDSVSEYVPDFLGRFRLRDVPTPPSSPTAQASVQNSSESFEGSAESSDSATSTSPTTLTPREDPVDDEVPDEEGGGLP; from the coding sequence ATGATCAAATTGACCCCTCAAGTCCGGAAAGCAATTGGGGAAACCAGGAAACAAATAAAGGCTGCAGATAGAGCTACTTCCCATTCAGGGGGAAGTGAGTATgtgccctcccgggaggcatctgAGTCTGATTCTGTGTCGGAATATGTACCTGACTTCCTGGGGAGATTTAGATTGAGAGATGTGCCCACACCTCCGAGCTCTCCTACTGCCCAAGCTTCAGTTCAAAATTCTTCTGAGTCGTTTGAGGGCTCAGCTGAGAGCAGTGATAGTGCAACCTCTACTTCACCTACAACTTTGACACCTAGAGAGGATCCCGTGGACGATGAGGTACCGGATGAAGAAGGAGGGGGTTTGCCCTAA
- the LOC138878066 gene encoding uncharacterized protein — protein MRILESHGVDFTTFQLDGKARRWWQSYVLGKLAGSSPITWSQFTQLFLDRYIPPSEREELRYQFEQLEQGQMLVTDYEARFSELSRHALMILPTNAERVQRFVAGLHSGIRDNMAREVEMGTPYQLVVEIAWRIEGYRLRGREKMQQDKRDRFSREFRGAPIWGRGQFERGHPGRPPYSAPPPARGAPARPYFSAIPESSYRPPAIQGSSGGYLGPQGSSDSYFSAMSKSSYRPPTIQASSSGSTGIISVGVRDASVLFDPGSTYSYVSSLFARFLVISPEPLGTHVHVSTPVQHMVEKGCLAYLVYVRDTTVESPIIDSVPVVREFANVFPSNLPGMPPDRDIDFCIDLAPGTQPISIPPYHMTPKEQLEELLSKGFVRPSVSPWGAPVLFVKKKDGTLRMFIDYR, from the exons atgaggatattggagtcgcatggggttgacttcactacttttcagcttgaTGGcaaggcccgtagatggtggcagtcttatgttcttggcaaGCTAGCAGGTTCTTCTCCCATCACTTGGAGTCAGTTCACACAGTTATTCCTggacaggtatattccaccctctgagagggaagagctacgATATCAGTTCGAGCAGCTGGAGCAGGGTCAAATGTtggtgaccgactatgaggcgaggttttctgagttatcccgacatgcattgatgatacttcctactaaTGCAGAGCGGGTGCAGAGGTTCGTTGCAGGGTTGCATTCTGGCATTAGGGAcaacatggcccgagaggtggagatggggactccttatcagctagtggtggagattgcttggaggattgagggctaccgtTTGAGGGGTAGAGAGAAGATGCAGCAGGACAAGAGGGATAGATTCTCtagagagttcagaggtgccccgatttggggtagaggtcagtttgaGAGGGGTCATCCCGgcaggcccccatattcagcaccaccacctgctCGGGGTGCTCCGGCGCGCCCCTATTTCAGCGCCATACCAGAGAGTTCTTATCGcccgccagctattcagggttcctctggtgggtattTAGGTCCTCAGGGTTCTTCTGATTCTTATTTTAGTGCTATGTCGAAGAGTTCATACCGTCCACCAACTATCCAGGCTTCTTCCAGTGGGTCTACAG gtattatttctgtCGGCGTTAGAGATgcctcagtattatttgatccagggtctacttattcatatgtatcatctttgtttgctcgattcctggttatttctcctgagcctttgggcactcatgttcatgtgtccactcct gttcagcatatggtcgagaaggggtgtttggcttatctagtttatgttcgggacaccactgTAGAGTCTCCGAtaattgattcagttccggtagtTCGAGAGTTCGCCAATGTGTTTCCTTCTAATCTTCCTGGAATGCCACCAGAtcgggatattgatttctgtattgatttggctccaggcacccagcctatatctatcccaccgtaccaTATGACTccgaaggagcagcttgaggagttattatcaaaggggtttgttaggcccagtgtatcgccttggggtgcaccagtattatttgtgaagaagaaggatgggactctGCGGATGTTCATTGATTACCGCTAG